A DNA window from Vigna unguiculata cultivar IT97K-499-35 chromosome 10, ASM411807v1, whole genome shotgun sequence contains the following coding sequences:
- the LOC114166526 gene encoding heavy metal-associated isoprenylated plant protein 4 has product MAAGKEEKKKEEIEVITAIYKVNLHCKECGNKIKKHLMITQGVQSVEIEIEKGEVRAKGKIEPLKILKLIEKKSNKKVELISPKIKPKEITTVEKKPKEIKEPIIRIISAKVHMHCDKCEADLKRRLIKHKGIFDVKTDQKAQNVTVEGTIEVEKLKSFLRKRVHKTVEIVSIKEVKKEEKKKDHGESTKKKDEDNTKKSGESTKEKGGEITKIIETREKEEVKVKDNVPYIIHYVYAPQLFSDENPNSCCIL; this is encoded by the exons ATGGCAGCagggaaagaagaaaagaagaaagaagagattGAAGTGATCACTGCAATTTACAAAGTTAATCTTCATTGCAAGGAATGTGGAAACAAGATTAAGAAGCATCTCATGATCACCCAAg GGGTGCAAAGTGTGGAGATAGAAATTGAGAAAGGAGAAGTTAGAGCAAAAGGGAAAATAGAGCCTTTGAAAATCTTGAAACTTATAGAGAAGAAAAGCAACAAAAAGGTTGAATTAATATCACCAAAAATCAAACCTAAGGAGATTACTACTGTGGAAAAAAAGCCAAAGGAAATCAAAgaa CCAATCATCCGCATCATCTCGGCGAAGGTTCACATGCATTGTGACAAATGTGAAGCTGACCTAAAAAGGAGATTAATAAAGCACAAAg GTATTTTCGATGTGAAAACGGATCAGAAAGCACAGAATGTAACAGTGGAAGGCACCATTGAAGTGGAGAAGCTGAAATCTTTTTTGAGAAAGAGGGTTCACAAGACTGTGGAGATTGTTTCTATAAAAGAGGTGAAaaaggaagagaagaagaaggatcATGGTGAATCAACTAAGAAAAAAGATGAAGATAACACTAAAAAATCTGGTGAATCAACCAAGGAAAAAGGTGGTGAAATAACCAAAATAATAGAGACTCGTGAAAAAGAAGAGGTGAAGGTTAAGGACAATGTTCCTTATATTATTCACTATGTCTATGCACCACAACTCTTCAGCGACGAGAATCCAAATTcatgttgtattttataa